The proteins below come from a single Oxyura jamaicensis isolate SHBP4307 breed ruddy duck chromosome 1, BPBGC_Ojam_1.0, whole genome shotgun sequence genomic window:
- the LNP1 gene encoding leukemia NUP98 fusion partner 1 encodes MEYEEDDDIFFAKWMSSFWGHNLIDENEKEGRGHKKRQTRHFSERRASLPARLSSLHTTRLHASTKGSSSGHLKGSKEFEEDQDCKCHCHKKASRTPSAESSCTEKRSNSIQEFAESFEKQLHFKSKRSVSLQPEGMKERRERERLHLRKSKSHKRMGEKSEPGREQKEDECSEDVPAKHNEQFASQANIEKGYLCTGS; translated from the exons ATGGAATATGAAGAGGATGatgatattttctttgcaaaatggaTGAGCAGTTTCTGGGGCCACAACTTGATTGATGAGAATGAGAAAGAGGGTAGAGGCCACAAGAAACGTCAAACACGACACTTCAGTGAAAGGAGAGCCTCCCTTCCG GCCAGGCTTTCCTCCCTCCATACAACACGACTTCATGCCTCTACCAAAGGCTCATCCTCAGGCCATCTCAAGGGCTCCAAAGAATTTGAAGAAGACCAGGATTGCAAATGCCACTGCCACAAGAAGGCAAGCAGGACACCTTCAGCAGAGAGTTCATGCACAGAGAAAAGATCAAACTCCATCCAGGAATTTGCGGAGTCCTTTGAGAAGcaattgcatttcaaaagcaaacgTTCAGTTTCTTTG CAACCTGAAGGCatgaaggagagaagagaaagagagagattgCATTTGAGAAAGAGCAAGTCTCACAAGAGAATGGGAGAGAAATCAGAGCCAgggagagaacagaaagaagatgAATGTTCAGAAGATGTTCCTGCAAAGCACAATGAACAGTTTGCATCACAAGCAAACATTGAGAAAGGATATTTATGCACAGGCAGctag